In Methanomassiliicoccus sp., the following proteins share a genomic window:
- a CDS encoding DEAD/DEAH box helicase, which produces MRISELDLPEGVAQVLAEDGIEELYPPQAQAAPLALDGKNLMLAIPTASGKSLIAYLAALKHVLERGGKVLYIVPLRALASEKYEDLKRFEKLGMKVEMSSGDLDSPDPQLDNFDVVVATSEKADSLLRHQGHWLRHITLVVADEVHLLHDPGRGPTLEITLAKFRRFNPDLQVIALSATIGNSKEVADWLNAEHISSTWRPTPLKEGVYYDDKVHFTDNTSLEVVGGKDPVWPLIRDSIKGGGQCLVFVSTRKSTETLATRYAPLMKEVMPEKVLEGEDRIVEDQGEPTTVGRRLSGCVRKGIAFHNAGLSNEQRRFVESNFKKGNIKCIVATPTLAAGINLPARRVIIRDLHRFENGGNVSIPVLEIKQMCGRAGRPRYDPYGEAILLAKDIDEGRFLMENYLLNTAEDIYSKLGSEPVLRSHILATIATGTASSRDSLMDFMNSTFFAHQTTMAGLEDAADNVLEFLEREGMVRSERDHLQATFFGRRVSDLYIDPLTAVKLRDALKAFKPGSSYFGLLHAVCSTPDMMTMYLKRSDYEWVEEVLLLREEDLLIDPPEDLTEMDFYLAEVKTACSLDDWVQEMEEDDLLKKYGMGPGDLRNKVDVGEWLIYSMRELSNIFSKDAYPMLTELMIRIRYGVKPELLDLVRLRGVGRARARSLFNHGVMDVDQVRSMDVVRLARIPRIGDAIAKNLKDQVTTGKFSKLPRAEVEEQMVEVEKEIKKEESKGSKQRSLLDF; this is translated from the coding sequence ATGAGGATCAGCGAGCTAGATCTCCCGGAAGGCGTGGCCCAGGTCCTGGCGGAGGACGGCATTGAGGAGCTCTATCCCCCTCAGGCCCAGGCCGCCCCCTTGGCCCTGGACGGGAAGAACTTGATGCTCGCCATACCCACCGCCTCGGGCAAGAGCCTCATCGCTTACCTGGCTGCTTTGAAGCACGTCCTGGAGCGCGGAGGGAAGGTATTGTACATCGTCCCCCTGCGGGCTCTGGCATCGGAGAAGTACGAGGACCTGAAGCGCTTCGAGAAACTGGGGATGAAGGTGGAGATGTCGTCAGGGGACCTGGACTCCCCGGACCCACAGCTGGACAACTTCGACGTGGTGGTGGCCACCTCCGAGAAGGCCGACTCCCTCCTCCGGCACCAGGGCCACTGGCTCCGGCATATAACACTGGTGGTAGCGGACGAGGTGCACCTCCTACACGATCCAGGGAGAGGGCCGACCCTGGAGATCACGCTAGCGAAGTTCCGCCGCTTCAACCCTGACCTGCAGGTCATCGCCCTCTCCGCCACCATCGGCAACTCCAAGGAGGTGGCGGACTGGCTCAACGCAGAGCACATATCATCGACCTGGAGGCCGACCCCTCTCAAGGAGGGCGTGTACTATGACGACAAGGTCCACTTCACGGACAACACCTCCCTGGAGGTCGTAGGAGGCAAGGACCCGGTCTGGCCCCTCATCCGCGATTCCATCAAGGGCGGGGGACAGTGCCTGGTCTTCGTGAGCACACGGAAATCGACGGAGACGCTGGCCACCCGCTATGCGCCCCTTATGAAGGAGGTCATGCCGGAGAAGGTCCTGGAGGGAGAGGACCGCATAGTGGAGGACCAGGGGGAGCCGACCACCGTAGGCCGGAGGCTCAGCGGATGCGTGCGCAAGGGCATCGCCTTCCACAATGCCGGGCTGAGCAACGAGCAGCGACGGTTCGTGGAGTCCAACTTCAAGAAGGGCAATATCAAGTGCATCGTGGCCACTCCTACTCTGGCGGCGGGCATAAACCTCCCGGCGCGGCGGGTGATCATCAGGGACCTTCACCGCTTCGAGAACGGCGGCAATGTGTCCATCCCGGTTCTGGAGATCAAACAGATGTGCGGCCGGGCGGGCCGGCCCCGCTACGACCCGTACGGAGAGGCGATCCTCCTGGCCAAGGACATCGACGAGGGGCGGTTCCTCATGGAGAACTACCTCCTCAACACCGCCGAGGACATTTACTCCAAGTTGGGCAGCGAGCCTGTGCTGCGCTCCCACATCTTGGCCACCATCGCCACGGGAACGGCCTCGTCCCGGGACTCGCTCATGGACTTCATGAACTCCACCTTCTTCGCCCACCAGACCACCATGGCCGGCCTGGAGGACGCCGCCGACAACGTCCTGGAGTTCCTGGAGCGGGAGGGCATGGTGCGCTCCGAGCGCGACCACCTGCAAGCCACCTTCTTCGGCCGCAGGGTTTCCGACCTATATATCGATCCACTGACGGCGGTGAAGTTAAGGGACGCCCTGAAGGCGTTCAAGCCCGGTTCCTCCTACTTCGGACTCCTGCACGCGGTGTGCTCCACCCCCGACATGATGACCATGTATCTCAAAAGGAGCGATTACGAATGGGTGGAGGAGGTCCTCCTGCTCCGAGAGGAGGACCTGCTGATCGATCCCCCGGAGGACCTCACGGAGATGGATTTCTACCTCGCCGAGGTGAAGACGGCGTGCTCGCTGGACGACTGGGTCCAGGAGATGGAGGAGGACGATCTCCTCAAGAAGTACGGCATGGGGCCGGGGGACCTCCGCAACAAGGTCGATGTGGGCGAATGGCTGATCTACTCTATGCGGGAGCTGTCCAACATCTTCAGCAAGGACGCCTACCCCATGCTGACGGAGCTGATGATACGCATCCGCTACGGCGTAAAGCCTGAGCTCCTGGACCTGGTGAGGCTGCGCGGTGTTGGTAGAGCAAGGGCCCGGTCCCTGTTCAACCACGGGGTCATGGACGTGGACCAGGTTCGTAGCATGGACGTGGTCCGCCTCGCCCGTATCCCGAGGATAGGGGACGCCATCGCCAAGAACCTCAAGGACCAGGTGACCACCGGAAAGTTCTCCAAGCTCCCCCGGGCAGAGGTGGAGGAGCAGATGGTGGAGGTCGAGAAGGAGATAAAGAAGGAAGAGAGCAAGGGCTCCAAGCAGAGGAGCCTTCTGGACTTTTAA
- the lonB gene encoding ATP-dependent protease LonB — translation MSSDQSSVAEHGLDVDLWIEGQGFQTTADIKIPDKLADQVIGQDAAVEVIKKAAEQKRHVMLIGEPGTGKSMLAKSMTEYLPKGELQDVIAYHNPDDPNEPKVRVVPAGKGKEIVTAQKKEAQAKKQQKASMFTFFIIMVLLLTIAAFISTNYNPNVLFFGIILVAIIFLATRYSGNRTENYMVPKLLVTHEDGDAPPFIDATGAHAGALLGDVKHDPFQSGGLETPAHERLEVGAIHKASKGVLFIDEINMLRIESQQSLLTALQEGKFSITGQSERSSGAMVKSESVPCDFILVCAGNLDAIQGMHPALRSRIRGYGYEVFMRSTMPDTDENRKKLIRFVAQEVARDKKIPHFDRKAVGEIVKEAQRRAGRHGRLTLRLRELGGLVRVAGDIAREKHQPLVTAEMVVEAKRIARSLEQQIADRYLESRKEYKTFTTEGDEVGIVNGLAALNTESSMSEYSGIVLPIVAEVTPAQTKSGGRIIATGKLGEIAKEAVQNVSALIKKYTGEDISNHDVHVQFVGTYEGVEGDSASISVATAVISAFEDVPVDQTLAMTGSLSVRGQVLPVGGVTAKIEAACEAGLKRVLIPRSNLRDVVLEERYIGKIEIIPVETLNEVLEKALVNGTNKDGLLMKLSKLVEKGGKPTLLTPSRAAPQ, via the coding sequence ATGAGCAGTGACCAATCCTCTGTCGCGGAGCACGGACTCGACGTCGATCTGTGGATCGAAGGTCAGGGCTTCCAAACTACCGCGGACATTAAAATCCCTGACAAGCTCGCCGATCAGGTCATAGGTCAAGACGCTGCTGTGGAGGTCATCAAGAAGGCCGCAGAGCAGAAGCGCCATGTCATGCTGATCGGGGAGCCCGGTACAGGGAAGTCCATGCTCGCCAAGTCGATGACGGAGTACCTGCCCAAGGGCGAGCTGCAGGACGTCATCGCCTACCACAACCCCGACGATCCCAATGAGCCTAAGGTCAGGGTGGTCCCTGCCGGAAAGGGCAAGGAGATCGTCACCGCCCAAAAGAAGGAGGCCCAGGCCAAGAAGCAGCAGAAGGCCTCCATGTTCACGTTCTTCATCATCATGGTGCTGCTGCTCACGATAGCGGCGTTCATAAGCACCAATTACAACCCTAACGTCCTATTCTTCGGCATCATACTGGTAGCGATAATCTTCTTGGCGACAAGGTACAGCGGCAATCGTACCGAGAACTACATGGTACCAAAGCTGCTGGTCACCCACGAGGATGGAGATGCCCCGCCCTTCATCGACGCCACCGGCGCCCATGCCGGAGCGCTGCTGGGGGACGTGAAGCATGATCCGTTCCAGAGCGGCGGCCTGGAGACCCCGGCCCACGAGAGGCTGGAGGTCGGCGCCATCCACAAGGCTTCCAAGGGCGTCCTCTTCATCGACGAGATCAACATGCTGCGGATCGAGAGCCAGCAGAGCCTGCTCACCGCGCTCCAGGAGGGCAAGTTCTCCATCACCGGGCAGAGCGAGCGCTCCTCGGGAGCGATGGTCAAGTCCGAGTCCGTGCCCTGCGACTTCATCCTGGTGTGCGCCGGGAACCTGGACGCCATACAGGGCATGCACCCCGCGCTCCGTTCCCGTATCCGCGGGTACGGTTACGAGGTGTTCATGCGCTCCACCATGCCGGACACCGATGAGAACCGCAAGAAGCTCATCCGCTTCGTGGCCCAGGAGGTCGCCAGGGACAAGAAGATCCCCCACTTCGACCGCAAGGCCGTGGGCGAGATCGTCAAGGAGGCTCAGAGGCGCGCAGGCCGCCACGGCCGCCTTACCCTCAGGCTCCGTGAGCTGGGCGGCCTGGTCAGGGTCGCCGGGGACATCGCCCGGGAGAAGCATCAGCCCCTGGTCACCGCAGAGATGGTGGTCGAGGCCAAGCGCATCGCCCGCAGCCTGGAGCAGCAGATCGCGGACCGCTACCTGGAGTCCCGCAAGGAGTACAAGACCTTCACCACCGAGGGCGATGAGGTGGGCATAGTCAACGGACTGGCGGCGCTCAACACCGAGAGTTCCATGTCCGAGTACTCTGGCATCGTGCTGCCCATAGTCGCCGAGGTCACTCCCGCCCAGACCAAGTCCGGCGGTCGCATCATCGCCACCGGCAAGCTCGGGGAGATAGCCAAGGAGGCCGTGCAGAACGTCTCCGCCCTGATCAAGAAGTACACCGGGGAGGACATCTCCAACCATGACGTCCACGTGCAGTTCGTTGGTACGTACGAGGGAGTTGAGGGCGACTCCGCGTCCATCAGCGTGGCCACCGCTGTCATCTCGGCCTTCGAGGACGTTCCTGTTGACCAAACGCTCGCCATGACCGGCTCCCTGTCCGTCAGGGGTCAGGTCCTACCGGTCGGAGGCGTCACCGCCAAGATCGAGGCCGCCTGCGAGGCCGGGCTGAAGCGCGTGCTCATACCTCGGTCCAACCTCAGGGACGTGGTACTCGAGGAGCGCTACATCGGGAAGATCGAGATCATCCCCGTGGAGACGCTCAACGAGGTGCTGGAGAAAGCCCTGGTGAACGGCACCAACAAGGATGGCCTCCTGATGAAGCTGTCCAAACTGGTGGAGAAGGGAGGCAAGCCGACCCTTCTCACCCCCTCCCGCGCCGCGCCGCAGTGA